The following proteins are co-located in the Desulfobacterales bacterium genome:
- a CDS encoding L-threonylcarbamoyladenylate synthase, which yields MLIHINPEIPQKRLINKAVEVLNQGGIIAYPTDTYYGIGCDIMNKKAIEKIYWLKQRDKREPFSFVCSDLKNISQYAKVTNYAYKTMKRLLPGPYTFLLEGSKMVPKIMLTKRKTVGIRVPDHPICIRLVEGLDHPIISTSASHPDGEIINDPSLIQDYFAPHLDLVIDGGPVPAEPSSIISLIDDEPEVIREGRGDISVFE from the coding sequence ATGCTGATTCATATAAATCCGGAAATTCCGCAGAAACGCCTGATTAATAAAGCCGTGGAGGTGTTAAACCAGGGCGGCATCATTGCCTATCCGACGGATACCTATTACGGCATCGGCTGCGATATCATGAATAAAAAGGCGATCGAAAAAATCTACTGGTTAAAGCAGCGCGACAAGCGAGAACCGTTCAGCTTTGTCTGCTCGGATCTCAAGAACATCAGCCAGTACGCCAAGGTCACTAATTATGCCTATAAAACCATGAAGCGCCTTTTGCCCGGGCCATACACCTTTCTGCTTGAGGGCTCCAAAATGGTGCCCAAAATCATGCTGACCAAGCGAAAAACCGTCGGTATCCGCGTACCGGATCATCCCATCTGCATCCGGCTGGTTGAGGGCCTGGACCACCCCATTATCTCCACCAGCGCCAGCCACCCGGACGGCGAAATCATCAATGACCCGTCTCTGATCCAGGATTACTTCGCCCCGCACCTGGATCTGGTGATCGACGGCGGGCCGGTACCTGCTGAGCCATCCAGCATTATCTCCCTGATCGACGATGAACCGGAAGTCATCCGGGAGGGACGGGGCGATATCAGCGTTTTTGAATAA
- a CDS encoding 30S ribosomal protein S1, whose product MDNIMNNSENQQSDQADLEFTERTAQTSPDEMAANESADNPQGASDVGMDQLMEMYEESLKQFQEGELVNGIVISMDKDYVLVDVGYKSEGQIPIHEFRDDHGNLDVNLNDEVEVMVEWWDEEEERVILSKEKAAKVKVWEAIREVYESGGTIEGVITNRVKGGFSVDVGVQAFLPGSQADLRPIRNLDEMVGQTFSFKVLKFNRKRNNIVLSRRAILEEERESKRAATLAAIEVGNVMEGVVKNITEYGIFVDLGGVDGLLHITDISWGRVKHPSELYAIGDPINVKVLSFDSENERVSLGMKQLVPDPWSFAEETYPVGTKVTGRVVSLADYGAFVEVEEGIEGLIHVSEMSWTRKVRHPSKIVSVGEEVDAVVLDIKPESRRISLGMKQTVPNPWEVISEKYPVGSTIEGKIKNITDFGMFIGIDDDIDGLVHISDISWTKRIKHPSELYKKGDTVQAKVLDIDKDNERFSLGIKQLAEDPWKTVADRYPVGTEISGNITNVTDFGIFVELEEGIEGLVHVSEISKEKIKTPVGQYHVGNSLNAKVININTEERRIGLSIKQLEMEDDQSILEDYVNQMKPAPSSLGEILKENLQEKFNSENSAAAEAQEAADSAAEGEPAEDAEPAVAEDTSFAAPADAPEENDISQAASDAEEPPEKDPEEDV is encoded by the coding sequence ATGGACAACATTATGAACAATTCTGAAAACCAGCAGTCCGATCAGGCGGACCTCGAGTTCACCGAGCGGACGGCGCAAACTTCACCCGACGAAATGGCCGCGAATGAATCGGCCGACAATCCGCAGGGCGCTTCTGACGTCGGGATGGACCAGCTCATGGAGATGTATGAGGAGAGCCTGAAGCAGTTTCAGGAAGGCGAACTGGTCAACGGCATCGTTATCTCCATGGACAAGGACTACGTGTTGGTGGATGTCGGCTACAAATCCGAGGGTCAGATTCCCATTCACGAATTCCGGGACGACCATGGCAATCTGGATGTGAATTTAAACGATGAAGTCGAGGTCATGGTGGAATGGTGGGATGAGGAAGAGGAACGCGTCATCCTGTCCAAAGAAAAGGCGGCCAAGGTAAAAGTCTGGGAAGCCATTCGGGAGGTTTACGAATCCGGCGGCACCATCGAGGGAGTTATTACCAATCGGGTGAAAGGCGGTTTTTCCGTTGATGTGGGGGTCCAGGCCTTTTTACCCGGGTCCCAGGCCGACCTGCGACCCATCCGGAACCTGGATGAAATGGTCGGGCAGACCTTTTCATTCAAGGTGTTAAAATTCAACCGGAAACGCAACAATATCGTGCTCTCGCGCCGGGCCATTCTTGAAGAGGAGCGGGAGAGCAAGCGGGCGGCTACATTGGCGGCCATTGAAGTAGGTAATGTCATGGAGGGGGTTGTCAAAAATATCACCGAATACGGCATCTTCGTGGATCTCGGCGGTGTGGACGGCCTGCTCCATATTACCGATATTTCCTGGGGCCGGGTCAAGCACCCCTCCGAGCTTTATGCCATCGGGGATCCGATCAATGTGAAGGTGCTGTCATTTGATTCGGAAAATGAGCGGGTTTCACTTGGCATGAAGCAGCTGGTGCCGGATCCCTGGTCCTTTGCCGAAGAAACATATCCCGTGGGCACCAAGGTTACCGGCCGGGTGGTCAGTCTGGCCGATTACGGCGCATTCGTTGAGGTGGAAGAGGGGATCGAGGGATTGATCCATGTCTCCGAGATGTCATGGACCCGAAAAGTCCGGCATCCCTCCAAGATCGTCAGTGTGGGCGAAGAAGTGGACGCCGTGGTGCTGGATATCAAACCGGAAAGCCGGCGGATATCGCTCGGCATGAAGCAGACGGTGCCGAATCCCTGGGAGGTGATCAGCGAGAAGTACCCCGTGGGCTCGACCATTGAGGGCAAGATCAAAAATATCACGGACTTCGGGATGTTCATCGGCATTGATGATGATATCGACGGGCTGGTCCATATATCGGATATTTCCTGGACCAAGCGGATCAAGCATCCGTCTGAGCTGTACAAGAAGGGGGATACGGTCCAGGCCAAGGTCCTGGATATTGATAAGGATAATGAACGATTTTCTTTGGGGATCAAGCAGCTGGCCGAAGATCCCTGGAAAACCGTGGCGGACCGCTACCCCGTGGGTACGGAAATCAGCGGCAACATCACCAATGTCACGGATTTTGGCATTTTTGTGGAGCTTGAAGAGGGTATTGAGGGTTTGGTGCATGTTTCCGAAATCAGCAAGGAGAAGATCAAAACCCCGGTCGGCCAATACCATGTCGGTAACAGCCTAAACGCCAAGGTGATCAATATCAACACCGAGGAGCGCCGCATCGGACTTTCCATTAAGCAGTTAGAAATGGAAGATGATCAATCCATACTTGAGGACTACGTCAACCAGATGAAGCCGGCGCCGTCAAGCCTGGGTGAAATCCTGAAAGAAAATCTTCAGGAAAAATTTAACAGCGAAAACAGTGCGGCTGCCGAAGCGCAGGAAGCGGCTGACTCTGCCGCGGAGGGCGAGCCGGCTGAAGATGCCGAGCCAGCGGTTGCTGAAGATACCTCTTTTGCCGCTCCCGCTGACGCACCGGAAGAGAACGATATTAGCCAGGCGGCGTCCGACGCTGAAGAACCGCCGGAAAAAGATCCGGAAGAGGATGTGTAA
- a CDS encoding (Fe-S)-binding protein, which translates to MKHEEILHRCFRCGYCKLPSNYTDINCPAYQAFRFETYSPGGRMWLLRAWLNNEISNSRRFSEIMFSCATCGNCVEQCAFPNFKDLLLEAFAAGKEAFLDAGQVPAPVRDYLTKVQLHGNPYGKPGKKRPEWAADLDIPVYSDQDHLFFVDDVGAFDTRGQEIARSVAKMLQQAGISFGIGSGEEVSDGNDVHEMGETPLFEELAGKNIEAFNQKGVQKIITLSPHSLHAIKNYYPALGGNYQTAHYTQILAFSLGSLKFQSNGNNQRITFHDPCYLGRRNWDYQSPRMLLKALPDVHVLEMDRNQKNAFCCGGGGGNFFTDLLSAEADSPGRVRVREAAQTGAEILAVACPLCAGMLEDAVKVESLEGRLQVREITEIMAEYL; encoded by the coding sequence ATGAAACATGAAGAAATCCTCCACCGATGTTTCCGGTGCGGCTACTGCAAGCTGCCTTCAAACTACACGGATATCAACTGTCCGGCCTATCAGGCGTTTCGGTTTGAAACCTATTCGCCCGGCGGCCGGATGTGGCTCTTGCGGGCGTGGCTGAACAATGAGATATCCAACAGCCGGCGGTTTTCGGAAATCATGTTCTCCTGCGCCACCTGCGGCAACTGCGTGGAGCAGTGCGCATTCCCCAACTTCAAGGATCTGCTGCTTGAGGCGTTTGCCGCGGGCAAGGAGGCCTTTCTGGATGCCGGGCAGGTGCCCGCCCCGGTCCGCGATTATCTCACCAAGGTGCAGCTTCACGGCAACCCCTATGGCAAGCCGGGCAAAAAACGGCCGGAATGGGCGGCGGATCTGGATATCCCGGTCTATTCGGATCAGGACCACCTGTTTTTTGTCGATGATGTGGGTGCATTCGACACCCGGGGACAGGAAATCGCCCGCTCGGTTGCGAAAATGCTTCAGCAGGCCGGTATCTCCTTTGGCATCGGCTCCGGAGAAGAGGTATCAGACGGCAATGACGTCCATGAAATGGGCGAGACGCCGCTGTTTGAGGAGCTTGCCGGAAAAAATATCGAGGCCTTTAATCAGAAGGGCGTGCAAAAAATTATCACGCTTTCACCCCATTCCCTGCATGCGATCAAAAATTATTACCCGGCCCTGGGCGGAAACTATCAGACGGCCCATTATACCCAGATTCTGGCCTTTTCCCTGGGCAGCCTGAAGTTCCAATCAAATGGAAACAATCAGCGCATCACGTTTCATGATCCCTGCTACCTGGGCCGGCGGAACTGGGATTACCAGTCCCCGCGCATGCTTCTGAAAGCGCTGCCGGATGTGCATGTGCTTGAAATGGACCGGAACCAGAAAAATGCCTTCTGCTGCGGCGGCGGAGGCGGCAACTTTTTTACCGACCTTTTATCCGCGGAAGCGGACTCGCCCGGCCGGGTGCGGGTAAGAGAAGCCGCTCAGACCGGGGCGGAGATTCTTGCGGTGGCCTGTCCGCTTTGTGCGGGGATGCTGGAGGATGCCGTCAAGGTCGAAAGCCTTGAAGGCCGGCTTCAGGTCAGGGAAATAACCGAAATAATGGCCGAATATCTTTAG
- a CDS encoding lysophospholipid acyltransferase family protein, which yields MEQFLFHIISAVFRVIGLVPLHTAEKLSRCLGRLWFLLDRRHRQVAINNLTYVFGYEKSPGQIRQMARRIFGNLIMILFEVGWSYRAAPEEIARHIRFDGVRHLHAAHRKGFGVLVLTGHVGSWELLADAAGMLGYPINVVYRPFDFKPLDKFFERFRGRSGAQLFSKARSMRKILRSLKKNELVGILLDQNTPRRAGVFVDFFGKPASTNKGLALIAQKTRAPVVPIFLVREADAYRMTVGPEIPLIETGDKHRDLLESTRQYNRVLEAMIYRYPEQWFWVHRRWKTRPKNED from the coding sequence ATGGAGCAATTTTTATTTCATATCATTTCAGCGGTTTTTCGGGTCATCGGCCTGGTGCCGCTTCATACGGCGGAAAAACTGAGTCGGTGCTTGGGCCGTCTGTGGTTTCTGCTGGATCGCCGGCACCGGCAGGTGGCGATAAATAATTTGACTTATGTGTTCGGATATGAAAAAAGCCCGGGCCAAATCCGGCAGATGGCCCGGCGGATATTTGGCAACCTCATCATGATTTTGTTTGAGGTCGGCTGGTCATATCGCGCCGCACCTGAAGAAATTGCCCGGCATATTCGCTTTGACGGGGTCAGGCATCTGCACGCGGCTCATCGCAAGGGCTTCGGCGTGTTGGTGCTCACCGGCCATGTGGGCTCCTGGGAGCTGCTTGCCGATGCCGCGGGAATGCTGGGATATCCGATTAACGTGGTCTACCGGCCCTTTGATTTTAAGCCGCTGGATAAGTTTTTTGAGCGGTTTCGGGGCCGCTCCGGGGCGCAGCTTTTTTCCAAGGCGCGCTCCATGCGAAAGATCCTGCGGAGCCTTAAAAAAAATGAGCTGGTCGGCATCCTGCTGGATCAGAATACCCCCCGCCGGGCCGGCGTGTTTGTTGATTTTTTCGGCAAACCCGCATCCACCAATAAGGGACTGGCGCTGATTGCCCAGAAAACAAGGGCGCCGGTGGTGCCGATTTTTCTGGTCCGGGAGGCGGATGCCTACCGCATGACGGTGGGCCCGGAAATTCCGCTGATTGAAACCGGGGACAAGCACCGGGACTTGCTGGAGAGTACCCGGCAATACAACCGGGTGCTGGAAGCCATGATATACCGCTATCCGGAGCAGTGGTTCTGGGTGCACCGCAGGTGGAAGACCCGGCCTAAGAATGAAGATTAA
- the cmk gene encoding (d)CMP kinase yields the protein MKDLLITIDGPAGSGKTTVSRNLADRLGYAYVDTGSLYRGVAYEAKKQGIAADDDAALERLCAGIELRMVNTAAGTRLFSGDEDITDKLRTPEMSMMASAVSARPVVRQALLGIQRQLGAQKRAVFEGRDMGTVVFPDADFKFFLMADLNTRAMRRYKEILEKSAQSFEAVAADMKKRDENDAARDAAPLKPAADAVVIDSTDLSVDAVVGEMIRRVAGQTHP from the coding sequence ATGAAAGATCTGCTTATTACCATTGACGGTCCGGCCGGTTCGGGAAAGACCACCGTCAGCCGGAATCTGGCGGACAGACTGGGCTATGCCTATGTGGATACCGGCTCCCTGTACCGGGGTGTGGCCTATGAGGCCAAAAAACAGGGCATTGCCGCAGACGATGATGCGGCCTTAGAGCGATTGTGCGCCGGGATTGAGCTGCGGATGGTGAATACAGCGGCCGGTACCCGGCTTTTTTCAGGGGATGAGGATATCACCGACAAGCTTCGGACCCCGGAGATGTCCATGATGGCATCTGCCGTATCCGCCCGCCCGGTGGTGCGCCAGGCGCTTTTGGGGATTCAGCGGCAGCTGGGGGCGCAAAAACGGGCGGTTTTCGAAGGCCGGGACATGGGGACAGTGGTGTTTCCGGATGCGGATTTCAAATTTTTTCTGATGGCGGATTTAAATACCCGCGCCATGCGCCGCTATAAGGAGATTTTGGAGAAATCCGCTCAGTCGTTTGAAGCAGTGGCCGCGGATATGAAAAAGCGGGATGAAAATGATGCGGCCCGGGATGCGGCGCCGCTAAAACCGGCGGCGGATGCGGTGGTTATCGATTCGACGGATCTGTCGGTCGACGCCGTGGTAGGGGAGATGATAAGGCGGGTGGCCGGGCAGACGCATCCATAA
- the sppA gene encoding signal peptide peptidase SppA: MFSRRHPFLFFILIFTAIVAAATVLTSLMGLIDKDKRELRFGEKVGVIEIEGMITDAREVIEQIKAFREQESIKAIVLRINSPGGPVGPAQEIYREIEKTVKEKKVVASLGTIAASGGYYVASSADRIMANPGTITGSLGVIMGYTNFQELFKKIGLSPVVIKSGEYKDLASPVREMSDKERELLQAFTDNIHTQFIADVAKGRGESPEAIRKIADGRIFSGETAMEYGLVDRLGNLADAVEWAGRLGGIEGRIKTVYPPEKKLPILDYLMDMAAAKLKATIEEMTTATPGYIYEPGK, encoded by the coding sequence ATGTTTTCCCGCAGGCATCCGTTTCTGTTTTTTATTCTCATTTTCACCGCCATTGTGGCTGCCGCCACGGTGTTGACCTCTCTTATGGGCCTGATTGACAAGGATAAAAGAGAGCTCAGGTTTGGGGAAAAGGTCGGGGTGATTGAAATTGAGGGCATGATCACCGATGCCCGGGAGGTTATCGAGCAGATAAAAGCCTTCCGGGAACAGGAGAGCATAAAGGCCATTGTCCTGCGAATCAATTCCCCGGGCGGCCCCGTGGGTCCGGCCCAGGAGATTTATCGGGAGATTGAGAAAACCGTTAAGGAAAAAAAGGTGGTCGCGTCCCTGGGCACCATTGCCGCCTCGGGCGGCTATTATGTGGCCTCTTCAGCCGACCGGATCATGGCCAATCCGGGCACGATCACCGGCAGCCTCGGGGTGATCATGGGCTACACCAATTTCCAGGAGCTGTTTAAAAAAATCGGGCTGAGTCCGGTGGTGATAAAAAGCGGTGAATATAAGGATCTCGCCTCGCCGGTCCGGGAGATGTCGGATAAGGAGCGGGAGCTGCTCCAGGCATTTACAGACAACATTCACACCCAGTTTATCGCGGATGTGGCCAAAGGCCGGGGCGAGTCTCCGGAGGCCATCCGAAAGATCGCCGATGGCCGCATTTTTTCGGGCGAGACCGCCATGGAATACGGGCTGGTGGACCGGCTCGGCAACCTGGCGGATGCCGTGGAATGGGCCGGCCGCCTGGGCGGTATTGAGGGCAGAATAAAAACCGTTTACCCGCCGGAAAAAAAGCTGCCCATCCTGGACTATCTGATGGATATGGCGGCGGCTAAACTAAAGGCGACAATAGAAGAGATGACCACAGCAACGCCCGGATACATTTATGAGCCGGGGAAATAG
- a CDS encoding FAD-binding oxidoreductase translates to MTEVIKRLKAIVGDRFVSAEPEERYLYSMDQGTMPPAEPDMVVMPGSTEEVSEIMRLANEYQVPVVPMGGGLVLSGLTRALKGGMILDMKRMNRITEVNPKSRYAVVEGGTSQGMLQAYLKKHHPELKHSMPDAPPIATLAGNVCIHGSGHLSVLGGFHSDMLTGMEVVLPTGEIVRTGSCSVSADWFGKAPLPDLSGLFMGWSGTTGIVTRLGIKLFPNYRHNDLLIFVTEDPRDMPDVIARLTSTQVAEDMTPWMTPKPEWARGFMHINIAYGAHSKEELTFKRNLLQISVKDYIDNKSGGFLPMPPPQKGRFMQLPSPDLARFADVRKGGGFEYVGAIMAIEHFPEAYQAGVRIAEKHDVSYSMGARIVGAGHAMMFFYAYAFNRADPEDMARAQHALEETNSAALDMGGIPWKAELPAQQKIIEKMAPETFALMNRIRHTLDPNHIMNPGNWERA, encoded by the coding sequence ATGACGGAAGTAATAAAGCGATTAAAAGCGATTGTCGGCGACCGGTTTGTATCGGCGGAGCCGGAAGAGCGGTATCTGTATTCCATGGACCAGGGCACCATGCCGCCGGCAGAGCCGGACATGGTGGTCATGCCGGGAAGCACCGAAGAGGTCTCAGAGATCATGCGGCTGGCAAACGAATATCAGGTGCCGGTGGTGCCCATGGGCGGCGGACTGGTACTCTCCGGACTTACCCGGGCCTTAAAAGGCGGCATGATTCTGGATATGAAGCGGATGAACCGCATCACCGAGGTGAACCCCAAAAGCCGGTACGCGGTGGTCGAGGGCGGCACCTCCCAGGGGATGCTCCAGGCCTATCTCAAGAAACATCACCCGGAGCTCAAGCACTCCATGCCGGATGCCCCGCCCATTGCCACACTTGCCGGCAATGTCTGTATTCACGGCTCCGGCCATTTGTCCGTGCTGGGCGGATTCCATTCGGACATGCTGACCGGCATGGAGGTGGTTTTGCCCACCGGTGAAATTGTGCGCACCGGCTCGTGCAGCGTCTCCGCGGATTGGTTCGGCAAGGCGCCGCTGCCGGATCTGTCGGGTTTGTTCATGGGCTGGTCGGGCACCACCGGCATTGTCACCCGGCTTGGGATCAAGCTCTTTCCCAACTACCGGCACAATGACTTATTGATTTTTGTCACCGAAGACCCCCGGGATATGCCGGATGTGATCGCCAGGCTCACCAGCACCCAGGTGGCCGAGGACATGACCCCCTGGATGACGCCCAAGCCGGAATGGGCCCGGGGCTTTATGCACATCAATATCGCCTACGGCGCCCACAGCAAAGAGGAGCTGACCTTTAAGCGAAACCTTTTGCAGATCTCGGTAAAAGACTATATCGACAATAAAAGCGGGGGGTTCCTCCCCATGCCGCCGCCCCAGAAGGGCCGGTTCATGCAGCTGCCCTCCCCGGATCTGGCCCGCTTCGCCGATGTCCGCAAGGGCGGGGGCTTCGAATACGTCGGGGCGATCATGGCGATCGAGCATTTCCCCGAGGCCTATCAGGCAGGCGTTAGAATCGCTGAGAAGCATGATGTGAGCTACTCCATGGGCGCCCGGATTGTCGGGGCCGGCCATGCGATGATGTTTTTTTACGCCTATGCCTTTAACCGGGCCGATCCCGAGGATATGGCCCGGGCCCAGCATGCGCTGGAGGAAACCAACTCTGCGGCCCTGGACATGGGAGGGATCCCCTGGAAGGCGGAGCTGCCGGCCCAGCAGAAAATCATTGAAAAAATGGCCCCTGAGACCTTTGCCCTCATGAACCGGATCCGCCATACCCTGGATCCCAATCATATTATGAACCCGGGCAACTGGGAGCGGGCATGA
- the hisC gene encoding histidinol-phosphate transaminase: MELKIPKHILSIKPYKPGKPIEELEREYGISDSVKLASNENPLGPAPGAVAAMQAAMDNLHRYPDGSGYYLTRKLAEKLGVQPESIVLGNGSDDVIGMLARALLEPGDEAVMTAPSFLMYEILVQSVGARPVFVPLKNLAVDLSAMLSAVTDRTRIVFINNPNNPTGSFIRQAEFLAFLEKLPPSVTVVLDEAYIEFARDPECLNGLSVMGETPPVAVLRTFSKIYGLAGVRIGYGVMPPELAGLLHRVRQPFNASSLAQAAAVGALDDDPFVQKTIELVATELDFLQTALKEMKIPSFPTQANFFLVDVKEDADRVFQEMLKEGVIIRSMVSYGYPQYIRVNVGTRKENERFLAAFKKVMHRLAEDKNV; encoded by the coding sequence ATGGAATTAAAGATTCCGAAACATATCTTATCCATAAAGCCTTACAAACCCGGAAAGCCGATTGAGGAACTGGAACGGGAATACGGCATTTCAGATTCCGTTAAACTCGCCTCAAACGAAAATCCCTTAGGGCCTGCGCCCGGGGCGGTGGCGGCCATGCAGGCGGCAATGGACAATCTCCACCGGTATCCGGATGGAAGCGGGTACTATCTGACCCGAAAGCTCGCCGAAAAACTGGGGGTGCAGCCGGAATCCATCGTGTTGGGAAACGGTTCCGATGATGTGATCGGCATGCTGGCCCGGGCGCTGCTTGAGCCCGGTGATGAGGCGGTCATGACCGCGCCCTCCTTTTTAATGTATGAGATTCTGGTGCAAAGCGTGGGCGCCAGGCCGGTGTTTGTGCCGCTAAAAAATCTGGCGGTGGATCTTTCGGCCATGCTTTCCGCTGTCACGGACAGAACCCGGATCGTTTTTATCAATAATCCCAATAACCCCACAGGCAGTTTTATCCGTCAGGCCGAGTTTCTGGCCTTTCTGGAAAAACTCCCGCCATCCGTGACCGTGGTGCTGGATGAGGCCTATATTGAGTTTGCCCGTGATCCGGAATGCTTAAACGGGCTCTCCGTGATGGGTGAAACCCCGCCGGTTGCGGTTTTGCGGACATTTTCAAAAATTTATGGCCTGGCCGGGGTCCGGATCGGCTACGGGGTGATGCCGCCGGAACTCGCCGGGCTTCTCCATCGGGTGCGCCAGCCGTTCAATGCCAGTTCACTGGCCCAGGCCGCGGCCGTGGGCGCGCTCGATGATGACCCATTTGTGCAGAAAACCATTGAGCTGGTGGCCACCGAACTTGATTTCCTGCAAACCGCGCTAAAAGAGATGAAGATTCCCAGTTTTCCGACCCAGGCCAATTTTTTTCTGGTTGATGTGAAGGAGGATGCGGACCGCGTGTTTCAGGAAATGCTGAAGGAGGGCGTGATCATTCGGTCCATGGTGTCCTATGGGTATCCGCAGTATATCCGGGTCAATGTCGGCACGCGAAAGGAAAACGAGCGGTTTCTGGCGGCTTTTAAAAAAGTGATGCATCGCCTGGCAGAGGATAAAAACGTATGA